Below is a genomic region from Raphanus sativus cultivar WK10039 chromosome 4, ASM80110v3, whole genome shotgun sequence.
aaaataagAGTCTTCGAACCCAAAACTGATCCCAAGACGGTTATATCTTATCCCTAGAAACCGTATCAGCTGCTTCGGAGAACCATATGGTAAAATCAATCAGAATGCAACGATTGACATGTAAAAAAGGATATAATGCAATGCATCCAATCAGAAAATCCCTGTTCTCGGGGAACTTCTTGTTGTAGAACTGCGCAACGAGAGCAACCGCGATGATAACCGTCCCTAAGATCAGCTTCGTGTTGCTCAACCTCACGTCCTCCTTGTACCCACGGCTCGTAACGATCTACGACAACAGATCGAAAAACAGACAAAATGAAAATCGTAATTCACAGATCGGAGTGAATATGGAGGAAGGCGTAAGGTGGATAATCGGAGGACGTGGCTTACATCGGAGACGGACTCGTCGAGCATGTGCTTGATGGAGTTGTGGTCCAGCAGATTGACCTTCTTAACATTCTTGTTCGTCGATTCtgccttcttctcttcttccatggCGGATCAGATCAGATCTGTACGTCTCTTCGGAAATTCAAGTGCTCTCGGGGAACGCAGAGTGTGGTGATTTTCTCGAGCgtaggaggaggaagaggatatTATTGATGGGGGAGCTCAGAGACGTTTCAGACTCAAAACTGGTATACTACGATGTCGTTTCGTTGATACATAAACTGGGCCGTAATGGGCTTTTTAAGAGATTGCATTCTATTCTGCATAGTAAAGATAGTTAATTACTTTGATTTATTCCCAAATTTGCATAGTTAATTActtgatttgttattttttgaTATTCAGTCAATAGTTTTGTCAAAATTATCTTTTCATCATATAGATTTGACTACttttaagtatttatttaactttttcttttaagtATTTAACTTAAATGCTGAAGATTTGTTTCTGTATGTATACAATTAGATTGAATCCAAATATATTGAGGATTAACTTTTAatctagaaaagaaaaaaatatgagatAAAACACAACTAATCTGCCAAATTTTAAGATATAGAATCATACAAACCAATAGTTTTGCAGGAAAATACAATAATCAATTTGCAACGATCAGGAAATGAACACCATTCCTGATTCTGTGATAACTAATCAAGAAATTATTGgaagtttaattttaatctACTAATTTATTTCaatcttatttttctaaaatcctagCTTGATTGAGCCTCAGGAAAGCTTGGACTTCACTTTGCTAGAAGTCGTGTTAGAGAGCAACAGCTTGGCTCCCTTGACAAGCTCTTCCTTGATCATGAACAGAACTGCAGCAGATAAAACGCTCTGAACAATCTTTGTGCTCATCCCTTTGTAGAACCCGTAAAGCCCTTCATATCTAATCATCTTCAGAATCGCATCCAGCGTTCCTGTTAATTCAAAGATCCATGAATTAGGAGATTGAGTTTTCTGGCCTTTTACTAAACGATCTTATAACAAACAACAAGAGGAAACAAAAACCTTTGTACTGATGTCTTTGGTCCCCTGTTGTGACCTGTTTGGCTTGAAGTCTCGACTTTACAACCAAGAGAGGATAAGTTGTGACTGTAGCTCCGAGTTTAGCCACAGCTCCTAGTAGAAACGTCTATGGGGGAACAACAAGTATAAACAAGGAGCAAGAAACAAACAtgttatcaaaaaataaatgaaagcaaaaTGATTTAGAGTCCGAACCTCCCAAGCGGTCACGGTGCTGCTACTCTTCAAGGCACGTTTTTTCTTCAGCTTTGCTAGCATTGTCTCGTACAACATAAATTGCATTGATGGATTACTTACCTGtaagttttttcaaaaacagtCAGAAAATGCACCCCACACAAACAATATATTCAGAGTAGCTTCAGAAGACGACTAAGTTTACATACCATGATCAGTGTAGGAATTACACCTTTCCAGAACCCAGTCACTCCAGATTCATCGTAAACGTCTCGAATCTGAAACATTGTTCAATATGTAACACAAAAAAAGTTGTATTCAGAGGATTATTGAATATGAAAAAAGTTTCAGTCTCATATTGCAGTCAGGTCAAAGCTAGCTTTTGGTTAGTAAAAAATACGAAGCTGCCTCATACCGTGTTAAAGGTTCCATATGGGCGCGGCTCAACTGGAACCAGAACTTCTTCTATCTCAGAAGGAGGTGACTCAGAGACTGTCTTTTGATCTTTTGGC
It encodes:
- the LOC108849289 gene encoding peroxisomal nicotinamide adenine dinucleotide carrier — its product is MSDALINGLAGAGGGIIAQLLTYPLQTVNTRQQTERDIKREKRKLGTIEHMCQVVKQEGWERLYGGLAPSLAGTAASQGVYYYFYQVFRNQAEAAALLQSQQGLGDGSVGMLASLLVAALAGAVNVLMTNPIWVIVTRMQTHRKMPKDQKTVSESPPSEIEEVLVPVEPRPYGTFNTIRDVYDESGVTGFWKGVIPTLIMVSNPSMQFMLYETMLAKLKKKRALKSSSTVTAWETFLLGAVAKLGATVTTYPLLVVKSRLQAKQVTTGDQRHQYKGTLDAILKMIRYEGLYGFYKGMSTKIVQSVLSAAVLFMIKEELVKGAKLLLSNTTSSKVKSKLS